Proteins encoded within one genomic window of Paenibacillus thermoaerophilus:
- the rny gene encoding ribonuclease Y, producing the protein MPPWVGYVLSLVGGLLLGAGIGYFIRKSFAEAKISSAEQAAERIIDEARKAAEALKKETVLEAKDEIHRFRTEAEKDIRERRNEIQRQERRLLQKEETLDKKMESLERKEEQVANKEKRIEETQAQIDRLYKEQVAELERISGMTMEEAKQLILSNVEQEVRHETAQMIKEIELQAKEEADKKAREIITLAIQRCAADHVAETTVSVVTLPNEEMKGRIIGREGRNIRALETLTGIDLIIDDTPEAVILSGFDPIRREIARNSLEKLVADGRIHPARIEEMVEKSRKEVDERIREYGEQATFETGVHGLHPDLIKILGRLKFRTSYGQNVLKHSMEVAYLAGLMAGELGEDITLAKRAGLLHDIGKALDHEVEGSHVEIGVELAKKYKEHPVVINSIASHHGDCEPTSVIAMLVGAADALSAARPGARRETLETYIKRLEKLEAITESFEGVEKSYAIQAGREVRVMVQPEKIDDAEAFRLARDITKKIENELDYPGHIKVTVIRETRAVEYAK; encoded by the coding sequence ATGCCCCCCTGGGTAGGCTATGTTCTCTCTCTCGTTGGTGGTCTTCTACTTGGTGCTGGGATTGGTTATTTTATCCGCAAATCCTTTGCTGAAGCGAAGATTTCAAGCGCTGAGCAAGCCGCCGAGCGAATTATCGACGAAGCTCGGAAAGCCGCCGAAGCCTTGAAAAAAGAAACGGTGTTGGAAGCGAAGGACGAGATTCATAGATTCCGCACCGAAGCTGAAAAAGACATTCGTGAACGTCGTAACGAGATTCAACGGCAGGAACGGCGATTGTTGCAAAAAGAGGAAACGCTGGATAAGAAAATGGAATCTCTGGAGCGAAAAGAGGAGCAGGTCGCCAACAAAGAGAAGAGAATTGAAGAAACGCAGGCCCAAATCGATCGCTTGTATAAGGAGCAGGTAGCCGAGCTCGAACGCATCTCCGGCATGACGATGGAAGAAGCGAAACAATTGATCCTCTCCAATGTCGAGCAGGAGGTTCGTCACGAGACCGCGCAGATGATCAAGGAAATCGAACTGCAAGCGAAGGAAGAGGCCGACAAAAAAGCGCGGGAAATCATTACGCTTGCGATTCAACGCTGCGCGGCGGATCATGTGGCGGAGACGACGGTATCGGTTGTGACGCTACCGAACGAAGAGATGAAAGGTCGCATCATCGGCCGCGAGGGCCGCAATATTCGGGCTCTCGAGACGTTAACCGGCATCGACCTGATCATCGACGATACGCCGGAAGCGGTTATTTTGTCCGGTTTCGACCCGATTCGCCGGGAAATCGCCCGCAATTCGCTCGAAAAGCTCGTCGCGGACGGCCGGATTCACCCGGCCCGGATCGAAGAAATGGTCGAGAAGTCCCGCAAGGAAGTGGACGAGCGTATCCGCGAGTACGGCGAGCAGGCGACGTTCGAAACCGGCGTGCATGGGCTGCACCCGGATTTGATCAAAATTTTGGGACGGCTCAAATTCCGCACGAGCTACGGTCAAAACGTCCTGAAGCACTCGATGGAAGTCGCCTATCTGGCCGGCCTGATGGCCGGAGAGCTCGGGGAGGACATCACGTTGGCGAAGCGTGCAGGCCTCCTTCACGATATCGGAAAGGCGCTTGACCACGAGGTGGAAGGCTCGCACGTGGAGATTGGCGTCGAGTTGGCCAAAAAGTACAAGGAACACCCGGTAGTGATCAACAGCATCGCCTCGCACCACGGCGATTGCGAGCCGACCTCGGTTATCGCGATGCTGGTGGGAGCGGCGGATGCCCTCTCGGCGGCGCGACCCGGCGCGCGCAGAGAAACGCTCGAGACGTATATCAAGCGTCTGGAGAAACTGGAAGCAATCACGGAATCGTTCGAAGGCGTCGAGAAATCGTATGCGATTCAAGCCGGTCGGGAAGTGCGCGTTATGGTGCAGCCCGAAAAAATCGACGATGCGGAGGCGTTCCGTCTCGCGCGCGATATTACGAAGAAAATCGAGAATGAACTCGATTATCCCGGACACATTAAGGTTACGGTCATTCGTGAGACTCGCGCCGTGGAGTATGCAAAATAA
- a CDS encoding 2-oxoacid:ferredoxin oxidoreductase subunit beta has translation MATMKDFRNNVKPNWCPGCGDFAVQAAIQRAAANVGLEPEQLAIVSGIGCSGRISGYINAYGLHGIHGRALPIAQGLKMANRELTVIASGGDGDGFAIGMGHTVHAIRRNIDITYIVMDNQIYGLTKGQNSPRSAQGFINAKYSPQGSIEPALSPLEMALAAGATFVAQSFSSNLKQLTAVIEAALKHNGFSFVNIFSPCVTFNKVNTYEWFKENIVDLDEIPDYDPTNRAAAMAKIMETNGMLTGLIYQNKEKVSYENLVPNFPKEALCKQPLEISEEDFQKLLAEFK, from the coding sequence ATGGCGACAATGAAGGATTTTCGTAATAACGTAAAACCGAACTGGTGCCCGGGCTGCGGCGACTTCGCCGTTCAAGCGGCTATTCAGCGCGCCGCGGCTAACGTCGGTCTGGAGCCCGAACAGTTGGCTATCGTATCCGGCATCGGCTGCTCCGGCCGGATCTCCGGTTATATCAACGCGTACGGCTTGCACGGCATTCACGGCCGCGCGCTGCCGATCGCCCAAGGCCTGAAAATGGCGAACCGCGAGCTGACTGTTATCGCTTCGGGCGGCGACGGCGACGGCTTCGCCATCGGTATGGGCCACACGGTGCATGCAATCCGCCGGAATATCGATATCACGTATATCGTCATGGACAACCAAATTTACGGTCTGACCAAAGGCCAAAACTCGCCCCGCAGCGCGCAAGGCTTTATCAACGCGAAATATTCGCCGCAAGGCTCCATCGAACCGGCTTTGTCTCCGCTTGAAATGGCGCTTGCCGCCGGCGCGACGTTCGTGGCGCAGTCGTTCTCCAGCAACCTGAAGCAGTTGACGGCCGTAATCGAAGCGGCGCTGAAGCACAACGGCTTCTCCTTCGTCAACATCTTCAGCCCGTGCGTCACTTTCAACAAAGTGAACACGTACGAATGGTTCAAGGAAAACATCGTTGATCTCGACGAAATTCCGGACTACGATCCGACCAACCGGGCGGCCGCCATGGCGAAAATCATGGAGACAAACGGCATGCTGACGGGCCTGATCTATCAAAACAAAGAAAAAGTCAGCTACGAAAATCTCGTACCGAACTTCCCGAAAGAAGCGCTTTGCAAGCAACCGCTGGAGATCTCGGAAGAAGACTTCCAGAAGCTGCTGGCCGAATTCAAATAA
- the pduL gene encoding phosphate propanoyltransferase has protein sequence MKQVPIGVSARHIHLSAEHVEALFGPGYQLKPMKPLSQPGQFAAEETVAVIGPKGRFDKVRILGPARSRTQLEISRTDSYVLGVQPPVRESGDIAGSPGIELEGPAGRVTIEEGVIIAARHIHFHTSEAAAWGIADKQKLRVRVRGERPLIFEDVIARVHDTFALDMHIDTDEANAAGVKTGDLAEILDADN, from the coding sequence ATGAAACAAGTACCGATCGGCGTTTCCGCCAGACATATTCATTTATCGGCCGAGCACGTGGAGGCGCTGTTCGGTCCGGGATACCAGCTCAAGCCGATGAAGCCGCTGTCCCAACCCGGACAGTTCGCGGCCGAAGAGACGGTGGCCGTGATCGGACCGAAAGGCAGGTTCGACAAGGTGCGCATCTTGGGGCCTGCCCGGAGCCGGACTCAGCTGGAAATATCCCGTACCGACAGCTATGTGCTGGGCGTGCAGCCGCCGGTTCGCGAATCCGGGGATATCGCTGGCTCTCCGGGCATCGAGCTGGAGGGACCGGCCGGCCGTGTGACCATCGAAGAGGGGGTCATCATAGCGGCGAGGCATATCCACTTTCATACGTCCGAAGCGGCAGCCTGGGGCATCGCCGACAAGCAGAAGCTGCGCGTGAGAGTGCGCGGCGAGCGCCCGCTGATCTTCGAGGACGTCATCGCCCGCGTGCACGACACGTTCGCCCTCGACATGCATATCGATACGGACGAGGCGAACGCCGCCGGGGTCAAAACCGGCGATCTGGCGGAGATTTTGGACGCCGACAACTAG
- a CDS encoding adenosylcobinamide amidohydrolase has product MIHPTDTVASKLPGITARVVAPQEGGAYLAVEAAGGTVLRALNSSIWGGGFTAGATAIVNRQVDQTYSCHDPAEEMRAFLSGRGFAPDRSCGMLTAAYVADAGTCAITDEQASLQVWATAGLSNISRAGIALPDGGLYPRWTARFGGICAGRRGCGCCRRWPCPNIRWGPNDFTYR; this is encoded by the coding sequence ATGATCCATCCAACCGATACCGTCGCCAGCAAACTTCCGGGCATCACCGCCCGGGTCGTCGCGCCGCAGGAGGGAGGGGCCTATCTCGCGGTCGAAGCGGCCGGCGGGACGGTCCTGCGCGCGCTGAACTCCTCGATCTGGGGAGGGGGTTTCACCGCAGGCGCGACGGCGATCGTGAACCGGCAGGTGGACCAAACTTATTCCTGCCACGATCCTGCGGAAGAGATGAGGGCGTTTCTGAGCGGCCGGGGATTTGCGCCCGATCGCTCATGCGGGATGCTGACGGCCGCCTACGTCGCGGACGCGGGCACGTGCGCGATCACGGACGAGCAGGCCTCGCTGCAAGTATGGGCGACGGCGGGACTGAGCAATATCAGCCGCGCGGGTATCGCGCTTCCGGACGGTGGATTGTATCCGCGCTGGACGGCTCGATTCGGCGGTATTTGCGCCGGCCGGCGGGGATGCGGTTGCTGCAGACGATGGCCGTGTCCGAATATCCGCTGGGGCCCGAATGATTTTACATATCGTTAA
- a CDS encoding protease, which translates to MTEFYIGLVAFGALYAIVTVLFGDILSGAVDGALDFLSLEGPAWFQAPVLVAGLTAFGGAGWALDRLTPLNGWWTAAAALAIAAIVSAALYLGYVKPMQRTETSTAFSVGDLAGSIGEVIVPIPAGGVGEVLVTVGASRTNQIAESFEGTPLEAGARIVVVEVRDHTLRVTRFD; encoded by the coding sequence ATGACGGAGTTCTATATCGGACTTGTAGCGTTCGGTGCGCTGTATGCCATCGTCACGGTCCTATTCGGCGACATCTTGAGCGGCGCGGTTGATGGCGCTCTCGACTTTTTGTCGCTCGAAGGCCCTGCTTGGTTTCAGGCGCCGGTGCTCGTCGCCGGACTGACCGCCTTCGGAGGGGCCGGATGGGCGCTGGACAGGTTGACGCCGCTGAACGGCTGGTGGACGGCGGCGGCCGCCCTGGCGATCGCGGCAATCGTCTCCGCCGCGCTGTATCTGGGGTACGTGAAGCCGATGCAGCGGACCGAGACGTCCACCGCGTTTTCCGTCGGCGACCTCGCGGGAAGCATCGGCGAAGTGATTGTGCCGATTCCGGCCGGAGGCGTCGGGGAGGTGCTCGTAACGGTCGGAGCGTCCCGAACCAACCAGATCGCGGAAAGCTTCGAAGGAACGCCGCTGGAAGCGGGAGCCCGCATCGTGGTCGTGGAGGTTCGGGACCATACGCTTCGGGTAACCCGGTTCGACTGA
- a CDS encoding TIGR00282 family metallophosphoesterase, with protein MRLLFIGDIVGQPGRNAVRTMLPKFKEKYKPHLIVANGENAAGGRGITSAIVKDLLDAGVHAITMGNHTWDNKDIYEWIDQESRVIRPANFPEGTPGRGFTVVRANGYELFVLNLQGRTFLPPLECPFRTADALWNEASKYRFKLIDLHAEATSEKIAFGWYMDGRASLVVGTHTHVQTNDARILPQGTGYLTDVGMTGPRDGVLGMERNSVIGKFLTQMPARFVVDEGKWQINAVLAEFDDATGRATKVQTIAHDEDTFWME; from the coding sequence ATGAGACTGTTGTTTATCGGAGATATCGTCGGCCAGCCCGGGCGTAACGCCGTCCGGACCATGCTGCCGAAGTTCAAGGAGAAGTACAAGCCGCATCTGATCGTTGCGAACGGCGAAAATGCCGCGGGAGGACGGGGCATCACTTCCGCCATCGTCAAGGACCTGCTGGATGCGGGGGTTCATGCCATCACGATGGGCAACCACACCTGGGACAATAAAGACATTTACGAGTGGATCGATCAGGAGAGCCGCGTGATCAGGCCCGCGAATTTCCCGGAGGGAACGCCGGGCAGAGGCTTCACGGTCGTCCGTGCGAACGGGTACGAGCTGTTTGTTCTGAACCTTCAGGGCCGAACCTTCCTCCCGCCGCTCGAATGCCCGTTCCGCACGGCCGACGCTTTGTGGAACGAAGCTTCCAAATACCGCTTCAAGCTGATCGACCTGCACGCCGAAGCGACCTCGGAAAAAATCGCGTTCGGCTGGTATATGGACGGCCGCGCCTCTCTGGTCGTCGGAACGCATACCCATGTACAAACCAACGACGCGCGGATTCTTCCCCAAGGCACGGGGTATTTGACCGATGTCGGCATGACCGGACCGAGGGACGGCGTGCTGGGCATGGAGCGGAACTCCGTCATCGGCAAGTTTCTGACGCAGATGCCCGCGCGGTTTGTCGTGGACGAAGGCAAATGGCAGATTAATGCCGTTCTGGCCGAATTCGACGATGCGACCGGTCGGGCGACGAAGGTGCAGACGATCGCCCACGACGAAGATACGTTTTGGATGGAATAA
- a CDS encoding dipeptidase, whose protein sequence is MRVVDAHCDAIYKLMKRSDCSFMRREHDLDVCEPTLREGRVSVQCFAVFLGGSPEAGSFDRALEAIDIYERRIVSPAGFVPIRRRADLERVIREGLRGSILTLEGADCLQAVPERLRTAFRLGVRMLGLTWNHANWAADGVMEPRGGGLTTAGRTTVEECMGLGMLVDVSHLSDAAFADAAELAARHGKPLLASHSNARSVCGHPRNATDDQIATLIGLGGMIGLTFVPWFLRNGGGAGIEDVLPHLDRVIELGGEQHVGFGSDFDGIDSHAAGLEHPGHFRQLERLLVRRYGIEKARWFLHENWERFWLRHLPADA, encoded by the coding sequence ATGCGGGTGGTTGACGCTCATTGCGATGCGATCTACAAGCTGATGAAAAGAAGCGACTGTTCGTTTATGCGCAGAGAACACGATCTGGATGTCTGCGAACCGACGTTAAGGGAAGGCAGGGTTTCCGTCCAATGCTTTGCCGTGTTCTTGGGCGGGAGCCCCGAAGCGGGCAGCTTTGACCGCGCGCTGGAGGCGATCGACATCTACGAACGGCGCATCGTATCGCCCGCGGGTTTCGTGCCGATTCGGCGGCGGGCCGATCTCGAACGGGTCATTCGCGAGGGCTTGCGGGGCTCCATCTTGACCCTGGAAGGAGCCGACTGTCTCCAAGCTGTGCCGGAACGTCTCCGAACGGCCTTCCGGCTTGGCGTGCGGATGCTCGGCTTGACCTGGAATCACGCCAACTGGGCGGCCGACGGCGTCATGGAGCCGAGAGGCGGCGGATTGACAACGGCCGGACGGACGACGGTTGAAGAATGTATGGGTTTGGGCATGCTTGTAGATGTATCGCATTTGTCGGATGCGGCCTTCGCGGACGCGGCCGAGCTCGCGGCCCGCCACGGCAAGCCGCTTCTCGCCTCCCATTCGAATGCCCGGTCCGTATGCGGGCATCCCCGGAATGCGACGGACGATCAGATTGCGACGCTGATCGGGCTCGGCGGCATGATCGGGCTGACGTTCGTGCCCTGGTTTCTGAGGAACGGGGGCGGGGCGGGGATCGAAGACGTCTTGCCGCACCTGGACCGGGTCATCGAGCTGGGGGGAGAGCAGCATGTCGGGTTCGGTTCCGATTTTGACGGGATCGACAGCCATGCCGCCGGCTTGGAGCATCCCGGGCATTTTCGGCAGTTGGAAAGGCTGCTTGTCCGCCGTTACGGAATCGAGAAGGCGAGATGGTTTCTGCATGAGAATTGGGAGCGGTTCTGGCTGCGCCACTTGCCTGCCGATGCGTAG
- a CDS encoding YlbF family regulator has translation MSTHSHDHHHGHDHDHDHDHACSIPKYRVTDLVVREDILAKAKELAELIATSEEVRVFKEAERKIANHEHVQNLIKQIKKKQKEAVAFEHFQNQKMVEKIENEIAELQDQLDEVPLVQQFQQTQQDLNYLLQLIFNEIRDIVSEKIEMDDSAPESAASCGI, from the coding sequence ATGTCCACTCATTCCCATGACCATCATCATGGCCATGATCACGACCACGATCACGATCATGCGTGCTCGATCCCGAAATACCGCGTGACCGATCTGGTCGTTCGCGAGGACATCCTTGCCAAAGCGAAAGAACTGGCCGAGCTGATCGCCACCTCCGAGGAAGTTCGGGTGTTCAAGGAAGCCGAGCGCAAAATTGCGAACCACGAGCACGTTCAAAATCTCATCAAGCAGATCAAGAAAAAACAAAAAGAAGCGGTCGCTTTCGAGCATTTCCAAAATCAAAAGATGGTGGAAAAAATCGAAAACGAAATTGCCGAGCTGCAGGACCAGCTCGACGAAGTGCCGCTGGTGCAGCAATTCCAACAGACGCAGCAGGATCTGAACTATTTGCTCCAACTGATTTTTAACGAGATCCGGGACATCGTGTCGGAAAAAATCGAGATGGACGACTCGGCCCCGGAATCGGCGGCTTCATGCGGGATTTGA
- the miaB gene encoding tRNA (N6-isopentenyl adenosine(37)-C2)-methylthiotransferase MiaB gives MTTTKDYSQYFQPPSLKDAKKRGKEDVQVLYGASIPDELRTLGEGKYYHIQTYGCQMNEHDTEVMKGMLEEMAYTWTDDRRQADVILLNTCAIRENAEDKVFGELGHLKSLKLEKPSLILGVCGCMSQEESVVNRILQKHAHVDVIFGTHNIHRLPALLKEAYFSKEMVVEVWSKEGDIVENLPKKREGIKAWVNIMYGCDKFCTYCIVPYTRGKERSRRPQDVLAEVRELARQGFKEITLLGQNVNAYGKDFEDIDYTFGDLMADVQKIDIPRVRFTTSHPRDFDDHLIEVLARKGNLVEHIHLPVQSGSSEVLKRMSRKYTREQYLTLVNKIRAAIPDVVLTTDIIVGFPGETDEQFEETLSLVREVGFDNAFTFIYSPRDGTPAAAMEDNVPMEVKKERLARLNSLMAELSLKSNQKLAGQVVEVLVESESKTNPDVLSGRTRTNKLVHFQGPKSLIGQFVQVRITSAQTWTLKGERVQAELEAEAI, from the coding sequence ATGACAACAACGAAGGATTATTCGCAATACTTCCAGCCTCCCTCGTTGAAAGATGCCAAAAAACGGGGGAAAGAGGACGTCCAAGTTTTGTACGGCGCTTCGATCCCGGACGAGCTTCGGACGCTTGGCGAAGGCAAGTATTATCATATTCAGACGTACGGCTGCCAGATGAACGAGCATGACACCGAGGTTATGAAGGGCATGCTTGAAGAAATGGCCTATACATGGACGGACGACCGCCGTCAAGCGGATGTCATTCTTCTCAATACGTGCGCGATCCGCGAAAACGCGGAGGACAAAGTGTTCGGCGAGCTGGGCCACCTTAAGTCGCTGAAGCTGGAGAAGCCGTCCCTTATATTGGGCGTCTGCGGCTGCATGTCGCAGGAAGAATCGGTCGTCAACCGCATTCTTCAGAAGCATGCGCACGTCGACGTCATCTTCGGCACGCACAATATCCACCGCCTTCCGGCTTTGTTGAAGGAAGCGTATTTCAGCAAGGAAATGGTTGTCGAGGTGTGGTCCAAAGAGGGCGACATCGTCGAAAATCTGCCCAAAAAACGCGAAGGCATCAAGGCTTGGGTCAATATCATGTACGGCTGCGACAAATTCTGCACGTACTGCATTGTGCCGTATACGCGCGGCAAGGAGCGCAGCCGCCGGCCGCAGGATGTGCTGGCCGAGGTGCGCGAGCTGGCCCGTCAAGGCTTCAAGGAGATTACGCTGCTCGGTCAAAACGTCAATGCGTACGGGAAAGACTTCGAAGACATCGACTATACGTTTGGCGATCTGATGGCCGACGTGCAGAAAATCGATATTCCGCGCGTCCGGTTTACGACGTCGCATCCGCGCGATTTCGACGATCATCTGATCGAAGTGCTGGCGCGCAAAGGCAATCTCGTCGAGCATATTCATCTGCCGGTGCAGTCGGGCAGCAGCGAAGTGCTCAAGCGGATGAGCCGCAAGTATACGCGCGAGCAATACTTGACGCTCGTGAACAAGATCCGGGCGGCGATTCCCGACGTCGTGCTGACGACGGACATCATCGTCGGCTTCCCGGGAGAGACGGACGAGCAATTCGAGGAGACGCTCTCGCTGGTGAGAGAGGTGGGCTTCGACAACGCCTTCACCTTCATTTATTCGCCCCGTGACGGCACGCCTGCGGCCGCTATGGAGGACAACGTGCCGATGGAGGTCAAGAAGGAGCGTCTTGCGCGTCTGAACTCCCTGATGGCGGAATTGAGCCTCAAGAGCAACCAGAAGCTCGCCGGCCAGGTCGTCGAAGTGCTTGTCGAAAGCGAAAGCAAGACGAATCCGGACGTGCTGTCTGGCCGTACCCGCACGAACAAGCTCGTTCACTTCCAAGGACCGAAATCGCTGATCGGGCAGTTCGTCCAAGTCCGGATTACGTCCGCACAGACATGGACGCTGAAAGGCGAGAGAGTTCAGGCGGAACTCGAGGCCGAAGCGATCTAA
- a CDS encoding 2-oxoacid:acceptor oxidoreductase subunit alpha yields the protein MISQLSLKIGGQQGEGVESTDKIFSTALNRLGYYLYGYRHFSSRIKGGHTNNKIRISVKPIRAISDDLDILVAFDQETIDLNVHELRPGGVVVADAKFNPTLPEGIDARLFPVPITKIAEDLGTSLFKNMAASGAAWALLGLSLDVFNKAVEEEFGRKGPAVVEKNVEAVRQGAKHLLELAGGPLKEFELLPADGKQKLFMIGNDAIGLGAIAAGARFMAAYPITPASEIMEYLIKRLPKFGGTVIQTEDEIAAVTMALGANYGGVRSFTASAGPGLSLMMEAIGLSGMTETPLVIVNTQRGGPSTGLPTKQEQSDINQMIYGTHGEIPKVVIAPSTIEECFYDMVEAFNIAEVYQCPVIVVTDLQLSLGKQSAEPLDLSRVKIDRGALVTEVPPQEEGKLFKRYEFTESGISPRVLPGVKNGIHHVTGVEHDQEGRPSENPVNRKKMMDKRLKKLQNLRITNPIHVDAPNESPDILVIGMGSTGGTIDEARRRLAEEGITTNHITVRQIAPFPADLLIPHLQQAKKVLVIENNATGQLANQIKLHTGIHDKIQSFLKYDGNPFLPSHIYEACKGLN from the coding sequence GTGATTAGTCAACTGTCTTTGAAAATTGGCGGGCAGCAGGGTGAAGGCGTCGAGTCGACGGATAAAATCTTTTCGACCGCGCTCAACCGTCTGGGGTACTACCTGTACGGGTACCGTCACTTTTCTTCCCGGATCAAGGGCGGACACACGAACAACAAAATCCGTATTAGCGTAAAACCGATTCGAGCAATTTCCGACGACTTGGACATTCTGGTCGCGTTCGACCAAGAAACGATCGACCTGAACGTTCACGAGCTTCGCCCGGGCGGCGTTGTCGTGGCGGACGCCAAGTTCAACCCGACTCTGCCGGAAGGCATAGACGCACGATTGTTCCCTGTACCGATTACGAAAATCGCGGAAGATCTCGGTACTTCCCTGTTTAAGAATATGGCCGCTTCCGGCGCCGCCTGGGCTCTGCTCGGCTTGTCGCTGGACGTGTTCAATAAAGCGGTAGAAGAAGAATTCGGCCGCAAAGGCCCCGCCGTCGTCGAGAAAAACGTGGAAGCCGTGCGCCAAGGCGCGAAGCACCTGCTGGAGCTGGCCGGCGGTCCGCTGAAGGAATTCGAGCTTCTGCCGGCCGACGGCAAGCAAAAGCTGTTTATGATCGGCAACGACGCGATCGGCCTCGGCGCCATCGCGGCTGGAGCCCGGTTTATGGCGGCTTACCCGATTACGCCGGCGTCCGAAATCATGGAATATCTGATCAAACGGCTGCCTAAATTCGGCGGGACGGTCATTCAGACGGAGGACGAGATCGCGGCCGTTACGATGGCGCTCGGCGCCAACTATGGCGGCGTACGCTCCTTCACCGCTTCGGCGGGCCCGGGTCTGTCGCTGATGATGGAAGCGATCGGCCTGTCCGGCATGACCGAAACCCCGCTGGTCATCGTCAACACGCAGCGCGGCGGTCCTTCGACCGGTCTGCCGACGAAACAAGAGCAATCCGACATCAATCAGATGATTTACGGCACGCACGGCGAGATTCCGAAGGTCGTGATCGCGCCGAGCACGATCGAAGAATGCTTCTACGATATGGTCGAAGCCTTCAACATTGCGGAAGTGTACCAATGCCCGGTAATCGTCGTAACCGACCTTCAGCTGTCGCTCGGCAAGCAATCCGCAGAGCCGCTTGATCTGAGCCGCGTCAAGATCGACCGCGGCGCGCTGGTTACGGAAGTGCCGCCGCAGGAAGAAGGCAAACTGTTCAAACGTTACGAATTTACGGAATCCGGCATCTCGCCTCGCGTTCTCCCTGGCGTGAAAAACGGTATCCACCACGTAACCGGCGTCGAGCACGATCAGGAAGGTCGCCCGTCGGAAAACCCGGTCAACCGTAAGAAAATGATGGACAAACGGTTGAAGAAGCTTCAAAACCTGCGGATCACGAATCCGATCCATGTGGACGCGCCGAACGAGTCGCCGGACATTTTGGTCATCGGCATGGGCTCCACCGGAGGAACGATCGACGAAGCCCGCCGCCGCCTGGCGGAAGAAGGCATCACGACGAACCATATTACGGTTCGCCAGATCGCCCCGTTCCCGGCAGACCTGCTGATTCCGCATCTGCAGCAAGCGAAAAAAGTGCTTGTGATCGAGAACAACGCGACCGGCCAGCTTGCCAATCAAATTAAGCTGCACACCGGCATTCACGATAAAATCCAAAGCTTCCTGAAGTACGACGGAAACCCGTTCCTGCCGTCGCATATCTACGAAGCTTGCAAGGGGCTGAACTGA
- a CDS encoding stage V sporulation protein S, protein MDVLKVSAKSNPNSVAGALAGVLRERGGAELQAIGAGALNQAIKAVAIARGFVAPSGVDLICIPAFTDIVIDGEDRTAIKLIVEPR, encoded by the coding sequence ATGGACGTATTAAAAGTTTCAGCCAAATCCAACCCGAATTCCGTTGCAGGCGCATTGGCGGGGGTGCTTCGGGAACGGGGGGGAGCGGAGCTGCAAGCCATCGGCGCCGGCGCTTTGAATCAGGCGATCAAAGCGGTGGCGATCGCTCGGGGGTTCGTCGCTCCAAGCGGGGTGGATCTCATTTGTATTCCGGCTTTCACTGATATCGTCATCGACGGGGAAGACCGGACGGCCATCAAGCTGATTGTCGAACCCAGATAA
- a CDS encoding YdcF family protein, protein MAKSKRWKRVRRTAALVMALAIAWTTWIQVRICRVEAMPDPERADVGIVLGAALWNDRPSPALRERLDHAVRLYRAGVAENWIVSGGLGNGSIPEAEGMRRYLVEQGVPEERIVMETESTSTYENILYSKRLMELNNWRTAVVVTHSYHGARALNMMRHVGYENPKVSTTDSEVLFEPWHKARETLAFTKWLLQKWTGAAHNERNV, encoded by the coding sequence ATGGCGAAAAGCAAGCGTTGGAAGCGAGTAAGGCGGACAGCAGCGCTTGTTATGGCGCTGGCGATCGCATGGACCACGTGGATCCAGGTGCGCATCTGCCGTGTGGAGGCGATGCCCGATCCCGAGCGGGCGGACGTCGGCATCGTGCTGGGAGCGGCGCTCTGGAACGATCGCCCGAGCCCGGCCCTGCGCGAGCGGCTCGACCATGCGGTCCGTCTGTACAGGGCGGGCGTGGCGGAGAACTGGATCGTATCCGGCGGACTCGGCAACGGCTCAATACCGGAGGCGGAAGGCATGCGCCGGTACTTGGTGGAGCAAGGCGTGCCGGAAGAACGGATCGTGATGGAGACGGAGTCCACAAGCACTTACGAAAATATTTTATACAGCAAAAGATTAATGGAGTTAAATAATTGGCGCACAGCCGTCGTCGTCACCCATTCCTATCACGGCGCAAGGGCATTGAATATGATGCGGCATGTGGGCTACGAGAATCCGAAAGTCAGCACGACCGATTCGGAAGTGCTGTTCGAGCCGTGGCATAAAGCCCGGGAGACGTTGGCATTTACGAAGTGGCTGCTGCAAAAGTGGACGGGGGCGGCCCACAATGAAAGAAACGTTTGA